One part of the Lycium ferocissimum isolate CSIRO_LF1 chromosome 8, AGI_CSIRO_Lferr_CH_V1, whole genome shotgun sequence genome encodes these proteins:
- the LOC132067813 gene encoding uncharacterized protein LOC132067813 produces MAKTAKLSKNESASKKKKMKKSSKSGPKAKDMKAKAPKENPFESIWSRRKFDILGKKRKGEQRRIGEARSSAILKRKKTLLKEYEQSTKSSMFVDKRIGENDEGLGEFDKAIMRSQRERQVKLKKNKYNLSDEDEEDFDIGASLGMDDFDEEVPFDEDEEYYGRDDKSAILGQLNSHGSQNAQAGPVEAEENRKKSKKEVMEEIIQKSKFFKAQKAKDREENDELTEQLDKDFTSLVNSKALLSLTQPDKINALKALVSANISVGNVKKDEVADAPRKGSIGKEKPDTYEMLVSEMALDIRARPSNRTKTPEEIAQEEKERLELLEQERQKRMAAADDGSDEDGDASDDNSKLVKDPRTISGDDLGDDLEEVPRNKLGWIDEILKRKESELESEDAASTGDSESEDDDGEDAGSDDEEDEGNDDGEDEGSDEYDEEQGTTETIKDWEQSDDDIIDTEVEDDDEESDDDAKKVLKIKDQKEVSVKGKEVGTSQTKKGKTTLKHQQSELPYTIEAPKTLEEFTSLIDSCSDDQVIEAIRRIRTFNAITVAAENKKKMQVFYGVLLQYFAVLANKKPLNFKLLNLLVKPLMEMSAATPYFAAICARQRLQRTRTQFCEDLKNTGKSSWPSLKTIFLLRLWSMIFPCSDFRHCVMTPAILLMCEYLMRCPIICGRDIAIASFLCSLLLSVVKQSQKFCPEAIVFIQTLLMAALDKDRSKNLQLNNLMEIKELGPLLCLRSSNVEMDSLDFLELMDLPEDSSYFHSDNYRASMLVTVLETLQGFVNVYKELISFPEIFMPISKLLCKLAGETHIPESLREKINDVSQLIDSKSEEHHLLRQPLKMRKKKPVPIRMVNPKFEENYVKGRDYDPDRERAEMKKLKKRIKREAIGVASELRKDKDFLFKVKESEKAQLDAEKAEKYGKNLAFLQEQEHAFKSGQLGKGRGKRRR; encoded by the exons ATGGCGAAAACTGCAAAACTTAGCAAAAACGAGAGTGcttcaaagaagaagaaaatgaagaagagtaGTAAATCAGGTCCAAAAGCTAAAGATATGAAAGCAAAAGCACCAAAAGAAAACCCATTTGAATCAATTTGGTCACGTCGTAAATTCGATATACTTGGTAAAAAACGTAAAGGTGAACAACGTCGTATTGGTGAAGCTCGTTCTTCTGCTATTCTAAAG AGGAAGAAGACGCTTTTGAAGGAGTACGAGCAAAGTACGAAATCATCAATGTTCGTTGATAAGCGTATTGGAGAGAATGATGAAGGGCTTGGTGAATTTGATAAAGCTATTATGAGGTCTCAGCGTGAGAGGCAG gtgaagttgaagaaaaacaaGTATAATCTTTCAGATGAGGATGAAGAAGACTTCGATATCGGCGCCTCATTGGGAATGGATGATTTTGACGAAGAAGTCCCATTTGATGAGGATGAGGAGTATTATGGGAGAGATG ATAAGTCAGCTATCTTGGGACAACTTAACTCTCATGGATCTCAGAATGCCCAAGCAGGTCCAGTGGAAGCAGAGGAAAAT AGGaagaaaagcaagaaagaaGTGATGGAGGAAATTATTCAAAAGAGTAAATTCTTTAAG GCCCAAAAAGCAAAGGACAGagaagaaaatgatgaattaacTGAGCAATTGGACAAAGACTTCACATCATTGGTGAATTCAAAAGCCTTGTTGTCACTGACCCAACCAGACAAGATAAATGctctgaaggctcttgtgagcGCGAACATTTCAGTTGGTAATGTGAAGAAAGATGAGGTAGCTGATGCTCCCAGAAAAGGATCTATTGGAAAG GAAAAGCCTGACACTTATGAGATGCTTGTTAGTGAGATGGCACTGGATATCCGTGCTCGCCCATCAAACCGGACAAAGACTCCTGAAGAAATTGCACAGGAGGAGAAAGAACGGCTGGAATTGTTGGAG cAAGAACGTCAGAAGAGGATGGCTGCTGCTGATGATGGGAGTGATGAAGATGGCGATGCATCTGATGATAACAGTAAATTGGTCAAAGACCCAAGGACTATATCTGGCGATGATCTTGGGGACGATCTTGAGGAGGTGCCTAGAAATAAGTTGGGTTGGATTGATGAAAtcttgaaaaggaaagaaagcgaaCTTGAGAGTGAAGATGCCGCTTCTACTGGGGATTCAGAGAGTGAGGACGACGATGGCGAGGATGCAGGAAGTGACGATGAGGAAGATGAAGGAAATGACGATGGGGAAGATGAAGGAAGTGATGAGTATGATGAAGAACAAGGAACGACAGAGACTATTAAGGACTGGGAGCAAAGTGACGATGATATTATTGATACTGAGGTagaggatgatgatgaagaatCTGATGATGATGCTAAGAAGGTGTTGAAAATAAAGGACCAAAAGGAGGTATCCGTCAAGGGAAAAGAAGTTGGCACTTCACaaaccaaaaaaggaaaaacaacacTGAAGCATCAACAAAGCGAACTTCCCTATACAATTGAAGCCCCCAAAACTCTAGAGGAGTTTACTTCATTGATAGACAGTTGTTCTGATGATCAAGTAATTGAAGCAATCAGGAGAATTCGTACATTCAATGCAATAACGGTTGCAGCagagaataaaaagaaaatgcaa GTTTTTTACGGGGTTTTGCTGCAATATTTCGCTGTGTTGGCAAATAAGAAGCCATTGAATTTCAAGCTTCTGAATTTGCTTGTAAAGCCGCTGATGGAGATGAGTGCAGCGACCCCATACTTTGCAGCTATATGTGCCCGCCAAAGGTTACAAAGAACAAGGACACAGTTTTGTGAAGATCTTAAGAATACAG GAAAAAGCAGTTGGCCATCTTTGAAGACCATCTTTCTGTTGAGGCTTTGGTCCATGATATTTCCATGCTCTGATTTTCGCCATTGTGTCATGACTCCTGCTATACTGCTTATGTGTGAATACCTAATGCGGTGTCCCATCATTTGCGGAAGAGATATTGCAATTGCTTCCTTCTTGTGCTCTTTGCTGCTAAGT GTAGTTAAACAATCTCAGAAGTTCTGTCCCGAGGCTATAGTATTTATTCAGACTTTGCTGATGGCAGCTTTAGACAAAGACCGATCTAAAAATTTACAG TTGAATAACCTTATGGAGATCAAAGAACTTGGGCCTTTGCTTTGTTTACGCAGTAGCAACGTGGAGATGGATTCTTTAGATTTTCTTGAGCTAATGGACTTACCAGAGGACTCTTCCTATTTCCACTCTGATAATTACAG GGCCAGCATGCTTGTAACAGTTCTGGAAACCCTGCAAGGATTTGTCAATGTATATAAGGAACTTATTTCTTTTCCTGAGATTTTCATGCCAATTTCAAAATTATTATGCAAATTGGCTGGAGAAACTCATATTCCAGAGTCATTAAGGGAGAAAATCAATGACGTTTCCCAATTAATCGATTCGAAGTCTGAGGAACATCACCTGCTGCGTCAGCCTTTGAAAATGCGGAAGAAAAAACCTGTGCCCATCAGGATGGTTAATCCGAAATTTGAGGAGAA CTATGTCAAGGGTAGAGATTATGATCCAGATCGTGAGCGTGCTGAAatgaaaaagttgaagaaacgTATAAAACGGGAAGCTATAGGTGTTGCGAGTGAACTGCGTAAGGACAAAGATTTCTTGTTCAAGGTGAAGGAAAGTGAAAAGGCCCAACTAGACGCAGAAAAGGCTGAGAAATATGGGAAAAATCTTGCTTTTCTTCAAGAACAAGAGCATGCATTTAAATCGGGGCAATTGGGAAAGGGCCGGGGGaagagaagaagatga